Sequence from the Aspergillus nidulans FGSC A4 chromosome III genome:
TGCACGCACACGACGTGGTTATCCTGAGTCCAGGTATGGAATACTTGTCGTCCGGGAGCATCGTCTGGCCCATgcaggaagcagagaaaagTCCGAGTGCGGTGGGGAGTCTGTCGCCAACGCGGGGTGCGGTCTCTCCTTGTGCCGGCACAGCAGCCCTAACCGCCGGCGGCTCTTCGGCCCCTCTTGATTATACGAACTTCGCAGGCCTCGCTGATCTCGACGCTTTTATTCTTGCAAATCTTGCAGCTGAACCTCCAATTGCAACTCTCGAGCCGTATTCATCTTTACAGTACCCGGTCTTGCAGCCCCTGATCCCCTTCATAAGGGCAGAGCTCACTCCAGAGCTGGCCTGCGGCCTGCTCGAGCTCTACTTCACCAGCGCCTTTTCGACGCACATGCACCCTGTCTGCCACAGTATACCCTGCTATGTGCTGCGGAAAGCCTCGTTTCTCAGCAGGACGAATTACCGCCCAAGTAGCCCGGCGCTCCTGGCCAGCATGTTATGGGTGGCGTCGTCGGACGACCATGCACTCGCCTCACCATTGACTACTCCTTATTGCCGGAAGAAAATTTCGCGTCTGCTCGGGTCGCTTACACTGGACCTAATGAGATCGTCAACTCACACGCCTTTTGATAAAAACGGCCACGCGGCCGCTGGCGGGACCGCCGGCTCTCCTGCCAGTCCAGACGCTTTCCGTGACTTTGCGCTGTACCTTCCGACAGTCAGTGGCGGCGTTCAAGGATTTGGGTACTCTGTCGGGTCCTTGGATGACGTGATCACCTGTATTCACGTCGCCTCTGTACTGTCACTGAATGATCAGAATGCATTCGATCTGAGATGGTCAGTTGTCAGCCCTTGACGTCTTTTTCGGGTTTCAGTAGCTGATAAAGGTCTAGGTGGCAGGCCGCTTTCACACTGGCGCGAGAGCTCCAGCTGAACCGGGAGATAGAGCCGGGGCCGAGCATAGACAGTCAAGGCGCATGCTTTCCACACAGCCCTGCAGCCTCGACGCCGAAACCGCTGGATTGCGTCTGCCGTCGGAGCTACGGATCGACCGTCCTTATCACAGAGGAGCAACGGGAAGAGCGCCGTAGGGTCTGGTGGCTGCTGTACATGATGGATCGTCATCTTGCCCTGTGCCACAATCGGCCTTTGATGCTCCTGGATTCTGAGAGCAAAggcctcctcctcccgcttgacgaggaagccTGGTGGGCGGGCGAGATTCACAGCAATAGTCCAGACTTCAACGGCCCCCAGTGCGTGATGTCAGGAACGGGCAGTCTACGGCGCGTTTTCTCAGACTCTACTTGCCACGATCCTTCACTGTTTGggttcttcctccctctgATGACTATCctgggccagctgctggatatcAATCAAGCCAGGAACCACCCGATGCTCGGTCTCGGTGTTCTTGGAGAAAAAACCTGGGAAACTAGGCTACATGAAGTGCTCGGCCGGCTCGACCAGTACGAAGCGAGCCTCTACGGCTTCGTCGCAAGGTGCGGTGACCGTAAGTCACCGTCCCTTGCGGACGACGACACGGCACATTGCTTGCACGTCCAGACACGGTTCTGGCTCGCAAAGACAGTCAAAGCCTACGCATCATATTACATCGATCTGCTACACATCCTCCAGAACGGCAAATGGGATCCGCGCTCGCTCGCGGCGGATCACACCCTATGGGCCTCGTCTCTGAACCTCGCCTCTGCTGTTCCGCAAGCGCTCAGGGCGGCCGAGTCGGTCAGACAGGTTCTGCATTTCGACCCGAACCTCAGCTTTATGCCGACCTTTTTCAGCGCCCAATTGCTTCAAGGCGGCTTCTactttcttgtccttcttgagcAACTGCAGGATCAGGCAGGAGAGCCGTTCTTGAGTGCTTGCGAAACCATGCTCAGGGCTGCCGAGTCCTGCACAGTCACTTTAAATAACGGGTATCTCAAGGGCTTCTGTCTGGTTATGCGGAGTACTGTAGCGCAAGCACGCGGTCGTCCCATCACCCAGTATGAGGTTCGACAGCGATGGAGTGCAATAGCAGCACTGCACGCTTGGTCGGGGTGACCGGCTAAGCTTGGCGCAATAGCTTCTTGAATAGCACCTAATCCACTAAAGACAATGTATTAGCATGTTTCTGCATAGATGATGATGTCCAAGTGCGAGAATTCAAGTGGAAGGGCCCAAGTGGGGTGGCGCCCTCTATACTTCGGATACACGACGAGCAAAGATCCACTCTCGGGGAAAGCGCCGTGATTGGAGGAGATCTTCTCCAGAACGGACACTCAGCTTCGAACAACCCTGAAACTGAAGGTCCAGAGCACCATTCTCGTCGCCGGTCTATTTGGAAAACAGACTGAGGCCGAACTCGTCGGCCGCTTAATTTGAGTTCTTGAGCCCCCGCGAGTGGACGGCCCGGTCGAGGCCGCAGGTGACTCGGCAAGTGAAGGAGGATACGAATAGACAGACAGAAACTGGAGCGATAGTGAGCAGTAACGTCCTTGGTTTGCAACTGGGAATTACCAATATATAGCTTACGGAGCCATGGAGTCCGTATTCCGATCACGGCATATCCTCCGCAAAACGTTCGCCTGCGACGAATGTAAACGACGCAAAATTCGCTGCTCTGGCGATGAGAactgcctgaattgcttgAGGGATGCGAAGGCATGTCGATATTCGTCGCCGTCTCATCAGCTGTCTAAGTTGCAGAGGTATCTTGGTTTCCCACTGTCCACCGCTTGAAGCATATCACTCACTCGATGCAGGCGCGTCCAGGACTGTGAACGGCTAATAAACGAGATGGAGCAGGCCTGGGCCACATATCTCCCTTCTGTTGACCTTCAAGGAGCGCTTCGCAGCATCCGTCAGCAGGACGGCTCGGCTTCAGTAacgtcgaagaagatcaagcaccaACATGAGCTGACTCATTCGACTGAGCAGCCACCCACCAGCGTTGCCGAACACAGCAACGCGGAAGACTATGAGTTTGACGAATCGCAGGACTTTGACAATTCAACTGACGGGATGGGATTCTTGACAATCGACCCCCATAAAGCTGGCTAC
This genomic interval carries:
- a CDS encoding Zn(II)2Cys6 transcription factor (transcript_id=CADANIAT00006126) translates to MGQPETDDTQLPVSHQSHQPLKTKRFTRSQVACDWCHFNHARCDQTFPCSRCLNKGTRCEFTRGRRKRGRLPKVGTPGTARIEGINSSHTVSSASEGRGASVTQSLQTPEDPRPAPAHVLNHQDQMHAHDVVILSPGMEYLSSGSIVWPMQEAEKSPSAVGSLSPTRGAVSPCAGTAALTAGGSSAPLDYTNFAGLADLDAFILANLAAEPPIATLEPYSSLQYPVLQPLIPFIRAELTPELACGLLELYFTSAFSTHMHPVCHSIPCYVLRKASFLSRTNYRPSSPALLASMLWVASSDDHALASPLTTPYCRKKISRLLGSLTLDLMRSSTHTPFDKNGHAAAGGTAGSPASPDAFRDFALYLPTVSGGVQGFGYSVGSLDDVITCIHVASVLSLNDQNAFDLRWWQAAFTLARELQLNREIEPGPSIDSQGACFPHSPAASTPKPLDCVCRRSYGSTVLITEEQREERRRVWWLLYMMDRHLALCHNRPLMLLDSESKGLLLPLDEEAWWAGEIHSNSPDFNGPQCVMSGTGSLRRVFSDSTCHDPSLFGFFLPLMTILGQLLDINQARNHPMLGLGVLGEKTWETRLHEVLGRLDQYEASLYGFVARCGDRKSPSLADDDTAHCLHVQTRFWLAKTVKAYASYYIDLLHILQNGKWDPRSLAADHTLWASSLNLASAVPQALRAAESVRQVLHFDPNLSFMPTFFSAQLLQGGFYFLVLLEQLQDQAGEPFLSACETMLRAAESCTVTLNNGYLKGFCLVMRSTVAQARGRPITQYEVRQRWSAIAALHAWSG